A DNA window from Bacteroidia bacterium contains the following coding sequences:
- a CDS encoding polyprenyl synthetase family protein yields MITYDSELKSIENFLGEMPMMSRQPAALYTPIRDFIKIPGKRVRPLLVLLSYQLYHTDFQCALPVSSAVECFHNFTLIHDDIVDSAPTRRGHPTVHITHGTDTAIIAGDVLMVYCYELLANCQNMPFAELVQCFTTMSRLVCEGQILDLEFSKRESVTKNEYLEMITLKTATLLGAALELGAIAANASKEEQLLLKNYGEAIGIIFQLQDDILDLYATSAESGKVVGGDILENKRTILWVSAWENAMGHHQDALRYWEKQPRSAEKIEAVRAIFEETDARGTAQKLMQAYQQQADYYLAQLSHRPTQKLHNLAQLLINRQY; encoded by the coding sequence GTGATTACCTACGACAGCGAGCTAAAGTCTATTGAAAACTTTTTAGGAGAGATGCCGATGATGAGTCGTCAGCCGGCGGCTTTATATACTCCGATTCGAGATTTTATTAAAATCCCGGGTAAACGAGTTCGCCCTCTGTTGGTACTACTTTCATATCAGTTGTATCATACTGATTTTCAATGTGCTTTACCGGTTTCATCTGCCGTAGAATGCTTTCATAATTTCACTTTGATCCATGATGATATTGTGGATAGTGCCCCCACCAGACGCGGGCATCCAACGGTTCACATAACACATGGCACAGATACTGCAATCATTGCCGGTGATGTACTGATGGTGTATTGTTATGAATTATTAGCAAATTGCCAAAATATGCCTTTTGCCGAACTGGTTCAATGCTTTACTACAATGTCTCGTTTAGTTTGTGAAGGGCAGATTTTAGACCTCGAATTTTCAAAAAGAGAATCCGTTACCAAAAACGAATATCTGGAGATGATTACGCTCAAAACGGCTACCCTTTTAGGGGCTGCCTTAGAGCTCGGAGCTATTGCCGCAAATGCCTCCAAAGAGGAGCAACTATTACTAAAAAACTACGGAGAAGCTATCGGAATTATTTTTCAACTTCAAGATGATATTTTGGATTTATATGCGACCTCCGCAGAATCTGGAAAGGTCGTTGGGGGGGATATTTTAGAAAATAAGCGGACTATTCTTTGGGTATCTGCTTGGGAGAATGCTATGGGGCATCATCAAGATGCGTTACGATACTGGGAAAAGCAACCTCGTTCAGCAGAAAAAATAGAGGCCGTCCGCGCTATTTTTGAAGAAACCGATGCCCGAGGAACAGCACAAAAACTGATGCAAGCATATCAGCAACAAGCGGATTATTATTTAGC